DNA from Mycobacterium bourgelatii:
GGTGCACGAGGAGGTCAACGAGGACCAGGGCATCCGCGAGGCAATGCTGACCGTGCCGGGTTCCACAGCACAGATCCAGCTGATGGCCCCGCTAGACGAGTCATCGGTCATCGCGAAGTTCTTGGACAAGCGCGGCCCGGGCATCCAACAGCTGGCCTGCCGTGTTCGCGATCTCGACGCGATCTGTGAACGGCTGCGCAGCCAGGGCGTCCGCCTCGTGTACGAGCGGGCCCGCCGCGGCACGGCAAACTCCCGGATCAACTTCATCCACCCCAAGGACGCCGGCGGCGTTTTGATCGAGCTGGTCGAGCCCGCTTCCTAGTTCCGCCTGAATCCGGCTACTCAAGACCACTTTCGAGTCGGGCCGCGGGTAGCGCGATTTGTCCAGCACGGGGTGTGCCAGTGCCGCCGTTCCTCGACCGCTTGCGGTAGATCATTCGGCCAAACGACCACATGCGGTGTGCCAGGCTGGATATGGTGGTCACATCCGGGGCACCGATAAACCTTGACCGCGCGGGCCGCAGCGACCGGACGCACTTCGTATTCGTAACCATCGGGCCCGATTTCGACGCGCCCCACCAGCGGCACGAACTTCCCCGGCTCGCGGCGCCGTAGCGGCTTACCCCGCCCGCGCCGAGACATCAGAAGAGCCGGTACTCGTCGCTGTCCATCCCCCGCATCTGATCGTAATCCAATGTCAGACAACGGATTCCGCGATCAATGGCCAGAGTCCGGGCCTGGGGCTTGATCTGTTGGGCGGCGAACACCCCCTTGACCGGCGCGAGAACGCTGTCACGGTTGAGCAATTCGAGATAGCGGGTGAGTTGCTCGACGCCGTCGATTTCGCCGCGGCGCTTGACTTCCACCGCAACTGCACCGCCCCGCTCATCGCGACACAGCAGGTCGACGGGCCCGATTGCCGTCATGTACTCGCGACGAACCAGCGTGTACCCCTCACCGAGCAACTGGACGTGCTCGGCGAGCAACGCCTGCAGATGCGCTTCGACGCCGTCCTTGACCAAACCCGGGTCGACGCCCAAGTCGTGGCTGGAGTCGTGCTCGATCTCCTCTACCGTGATCCGCAGTTGTTCGCCGGCCTTGTTCTCGACCACCCAGACGGGCGATTCCCCGTCGACCTCTTCGGTCAACCAGCACGGCGGACTCATCCAGTTCAACGGCTTGTAGGCCCGGTCGTCGGCGTGAACGCTGACTGACCCGTCGGCCTTGAACAGCAGCAGCCTGCGGGCGGAGGGCAGATGTGCGGTGAGCCGACCGATGTAGTTGACGGTGCATTGAGCGATGACGAGACGCACCCGAATCACCTTAGAGCCTGTTTGACGAATTAGGCTGACGCCACCATGCCGACTAAAGGGTCGCCCGGGAAGACCAGCCGGACCACAGCGCAACGCGTGGGCCGGGTGCTCGAGAGGGTCACCCACCAGAGCGGGCGGCCGGATACGCCCGCGTACGGGTCGTGGTTGCTGGGGCGGGTCAACGAGAGCCAACACCGTCGACGGGTACGCATCCAGGTCATCCTGACCACGCTGATCGTGGTGGCGAACCTGATCGGGATCGGGGTGGCGATCCTGCTGGTCACCGTGGCCATTCCGGAGCCAAGCGTGTTCGAGGACGCCCCGTTATGGATCTCGACCGTAGCCGTGCCGATCTACATCGTTCTTGCGGTGGCGTTCGGCGCCTACTGGATCACCCGGCAGACGGTGCTGTCGCTGCGCTGGGCAATCGAGGAACGCAAGCCGGACCGCAACGACTCACGGAACACGTTCCTGGCTCCGTGGCGCGTCGCGGTAGTCGACCTGATTTTGTGGGGGGTCGGCGCCGTGCTGACGACGACCCTGTTCGGGATGGTCAATCACCTGTTCATCCCCCGATTCCTGCTGTCCGTGAGCTTCTGCGGCCTGTTGGTCGCCACCGGCAGTTATCTGCTGGCCGAGTTCGCGCTGCGTCCGGTCGCGGCGCAGGCGCTCGAAGCAGGGCCACCGCCGAGACGGTTGGCACCCGGAATCATGGGGCGAACCATGATGGTGTGGCTGATGGGCTCGGGTGTTCCGGTGGTGGGCATCGCGCTGCTGGCCTTCTTCGAGATCGTGCTGCGCAATCTGACCCAGACCCAGTTCGCGGTCGGGGTGCTCATCATCTCAACGGTTACCTTGATCTTCGGTTTCATCCTGATGCTGATCCTGGCGTGGCTGACGGCGACGCCGGTGCGGGTGGTGCGTGCGGCGCTGAAACGCGTCGAGCAGGGCGACCTGCGCGGCGACCTGGTGGCGTTCGACGGAACCGAACTCGGCGAGCTGCAACGCGGGTTCAACGCGATGGTTGACGGCCTACGCGAACGGGAGCGGCTGCGCGACCTTTTCGGCCGTCATGTCGGCCGTGAAGTCGCGCTGGCGGCCGAAAAGGAGAAGCCCAAACTGGGCGGCGAAGAACGCCACGTCGCTGTGGTTTTCATCGACATCGAAGGTTCGACGAAAATGGTGACCAAGCGCCCCCCGGCCGAGGTCGTCGAGGTGCTGAACCGATTCTTCGCGGTCGTCGTCGAGGAGGTGGACCGCCAGCGCGGACTCGTCAACAAATTCGAGGGTGACGCGTCGCTCGCCATTTTCGGGGCCCCTAATAGCCTCGAGAACCCCGAAGACCACGCCCTGGCAGCTGCGCGCGCCATCGCCAAACGACTGGTGGAGGAGGTCCCGGAATGCCCGGCCGGTATCGGCGTTGCCGCGGGCGAGGTGGTCGCCGGCAACGTGGGCTCCAAAGAACGCTTTGAGTACACCGTCATAGGCGAGCCGGTGAACGAGGCGGCGCGACTGTGCGAGCTCGCAAAGTCCAAGCCCGGCAAGCTGTTGGCTTCGGAGCAAGTTGTGGAGGGCGCGAGCGAAAGTGAGCGCGCCCATTGGTCTTTGGGGCGCTACGTGAAGCTGCGCGGTTACGACCAGCGCATTCGGACGGCATCGCCGGTCGAGCCGGCGAAACCCGCTAAGTAGATGACCGCCGCGGGCGCGCACAGGCGTGCGGCACGTCTCCATCGAAGCGCGGACAACCGCCGGCAATCCTTGCTTGCCCCGACCTGCGATCCACATTGATGTCGCTTTTCCGCCAGTCTTGTCGGCCGGTGGGTGTAATTGTCGAAGGGTGCATGAAGATTTCGACCGCTGCTACCGAGCCGTCCAATCCAAGGACGCCCGGTTCGACGGCTGGTTCGTCATCGCGGTCCTGACCACCCGGATCTACTGCCGCCCCAGTTGCCCTGTGCGTCCACCGTTCGCCGGTAACGTGCGTTTCCTGCCGACTGCCGCGGCCGCGCAGCGGGAGGGCTTCCGGGCCTGCAAGAGGTGCCGTCCTGACGCGTCGCCGGGGTCTCCGGAGTGGAATGTGCGCGGTGACGTCGTCGCCCGGGCCATGCGGTTGATCGCCGACGGCGCGGTGGATCGAGACGGCGTCACCGGCCTCGCCGCACACCTGGGTTACACCACTCGTCAACTGGAACGACTGCTGCAGGCCGAAGTCGGGGCGGGGCCACTCGCGCTGGCCCGCGCGCAGCGCATGCAGACCGCCCGGATCCTGATCGAGACCACGGATCTGCCCTTCGGCGACGTCGCTTTCGCCGCAGGCTTTTCCAGCATCCGCCAATTCAACGAGACCGTGCGGTTGGTGTGCGACAGCACACCGACACAG
Protein-coding regions in this window:
- the mce gene encoding methylmalonyl-CoA epimerase — encoded protein: MTTDQVDARQVLGTSLVTGLDHVGIAVPDLDAAIEWYNDHLGMILVHEEVNEDQGIREAMLTVPGSTAQIQLMAPLDESSVIAKFLDKRGPGIQQLACRVRDLDAICERLRSQGVRLVYERARRGTANSRINFIHPKDAGGVLIELVEPAS
- the nucS gene encoding endonuclease NucS, whose protein sequence is MRLVIAQCTVNYIGRLTAHLPSARRLLLFKADGSVSVHADDRAYKPLNWMSPPCWLTEEVDGESPVWVVENKAGEQLRITVEEIEHDSSHDLGVDPGLVKDGVEAHLQALLAEHVQLLGEGYTLVRREYMTAIGPVDLLCRDERGGAVAVEVKRRGEIDGVEQLTRYLELLNRDSVLAPVKGVFAAQQIKPQARTLAIDRGIRCLTLDYDQMRGMDSDEYRLF
- a CDS encoding adenylate/guanylate cyclase domain-containing protein is translated as MPTKGSPGKTSRTTAQRVGRVLERVTHQSGRPDTPAYGSWLLGRVNESQHRRRVRIQVILTTLIVVANLIGIGVAILLVTVAIPEPSVFEDAPLWISTVAVPIYIVLAVAFGAYWITRQTVLSLRWAIEERKPDRNDSRNTFLAPWRVAVVDLILWGVGAVLTTTLFGMVNHLFIPRFLLSVSFCGLLVATGSYLLAEFALRPVAAQALEAGPPPRRLAPGIMGRTMMVWLMGSGVPVVGIALLAFFEIVLRNLTQTQFAVGVLIISTVTLIFGFILMLILAWLTATPVRVVRAALKRVEQGDLRGDLVAFDGTELGELQRGFNAMVDGLRERERLRDLFGRHVGREVALAAEKEKPKLGGEERHVAVVFIDIEGSTKMVTKRPPAEVVEVLNRFFAVVVEEVDRQRGLVNKFEGDASLAIFGAPNSLENPEDHALAAARAIAKRLVEEVPECPAGIGVAAGEVVAGNVGSKERFEYTVIGEPVNEAARLCELAKSKPGKLLASEQVVEGASESERAHWSLGRYVKLRGYDQRIRTASPVEPAKPAK